A window of the Candidatus Nitrosotalea okcheonensis genome harbors these coding sequences:
- a CDS encoding GNAT family N-acetyltransferase, translating into MSSIKIRKLQKKDIFNGFLLSLDSLRKSSQIKPNKANAIFDKIAKNSHQVIYVAVDNSEIIGSASILIEQKFIHGGGKVGHIEDVAVRKEFQGKGVGNQIVVALLKYAQKQGCYKTILDCTDELIPFYEKIGFKRHSNSMRFDHLSKK; encoded by the coding sequence ATGTCATCCATCAAGATACGCAAATTACAAAAAAAAGATATCTTCAATGGATTTTTACTTTCTCTTGATTCTCTTAGAAAATCAAGCCAAATAAAGCCAAATAAAGCCAATGCAATTTTTGACAAGATTGCAAAAAATTCACATCAGGTCATATATGTTGCAGTAGACAATTCGGAGATAATAGGTTCTGCAAGTATTTTGATCGAGCAAAAGTTCATTCATGGTGGAGGCAAGGTGGGCCACATTGAAGACGTGGCCGTGAGAAAAGAATTTCAGGGAAAAGGGGTTGGCAATCAAATAGTTGTCGCACTTTTAAAATATGCTCAAAAACAAGGATGTTATAAAACAATTCTTGATTGTACAGACGAGTTGATTCCATTTTATGAAAAGATTGGATTTAAGAGACACTCAAATTCAATGCGGTTTGATCATCTATCAAAAAAGTAA
- a CDS encoding nucleotidyltransferase family protein codes for MKAVILAGGLGTRLQPYTIFLPKAMLPLGEKPLLEHLIEWVKQGGVDSFVLCVSYLRKTIEDYFEDGSRFGVKIEYAVANRPLATAGQLKTAEEFIDDSFVCLYGDSIFDFNLKGMIENHRRKKSFVTMGLSEYKTKLQYGFIEMDKANRVNAWREKPEVKGNINIGCYVMEPGIFKFIPPNKPYGMDDVIRSAIAKKNKVNGYLIKSGFLDIGDKASYRRAYQQYITRLGRI; via the coding sequence ATGAAAGCAGTCATTTTAGCTGGAGGTCTTGGTACAAGGCTTCAACCATATACCATATTTCTTCCAAAAGCAATGCTTCCACTTGGAGAAAAGCCTCTTTTAGAGCACCTTATAGAATGGGTCAAGCAAGGAGGAGTGGATTCGTTTGTTCTGTGTGTTAGTTACCTAAGAAAAACAATCGAGGATTATTTTGAAGACGGTAGCAGGTTTGGCGTAAAAATAGAATATGCAGTTGCAAACAGACCCCTTGCCACAGCAGGTCAACTAAAGACTGCGGAGGAGTTCATTGATGATAGTTTTGTTTGCCTGTATGGTGATTCCATATTTGATTTCAATTTGAAGGGCATGATAGAAAATCACCGCAGGAAGAAATCATTTGTTACCATGGGGTTGTCTGAATACAAGACCAAATTACAATACGGATTCATAGAAATGGACAAGGCCAACAGGGTGAATGCATGGCGTGAGAAACCAGAGGTTAAAGGAAATATCAATATTGGTTGCTATGTAATGGAACCTGGCATATTCAAGTTCATACCTCCAAACAAGCCATATGGCATGGATGATGTGATACGTAGTGCAATAGCCAAGAAAAACAAGGTAAACGGGTACCTCATAAAGAGCGGTTTTCTGGACATTGGAGACAAGGCTTCATACAGAAGGGCTTATCAGCAATACATTACACGGCTAGGTCGGATTTAG
- the thiD gene encoding bifunctional hydroxymethylpyrimidine kinase/phosphomethylpyrimidine kinase, which yields MNILSIAGSDPSSGAGIQGDMKTFSAFGAYGTSVITAVTSQNTRKFFNVEPVAPFLVKSQIRSILEDFRVDAIKIGMVYDKQTVRAIHSELEKIKIPIILDPIFKSTTGGDLQTENAFSDFKKLLIPLSYAITPNIPEAEKITGLKIKSLNDMKNAAKKIQKIGAKNVIIKGGHFSLGSKVVDVLLDDEKFYIFSHDRLKFENHGGGCTFSASLCVNIARGKKLPEAIDAARLFTIESMKKATQIGRGLAITKHAKGDDIENQLSNAISKFCSIDFIYEHIPECQTNFVYSVPSPQSLNDILGLEGRIVRTGKHVTVAGHLKYEGSKHVASAVLEMARKFPAIRSALNLKYDKKTIKNAVSKGFQVSSYDRDTEPARAKVKEGSTISWGTKAAIKTRNTPPDIVFHTGDFGKEAMIIIFGKNPEDVLRKTLKITKSFHPST from the coding sequence ATGAACATTTTGTCCATTGCAGGCTCTGATCCTTCCTCAGGCGCAGGCATCCAGGGAGATATGAAGACATTTAGTGCTTTTGGGGCATATGGTACAAGTGTGATTACTGCAGTCACAAGTCAAAACACAAGAAAATTTTTCAACGTGGAACCGGTTGCACCATTTCTTGTAAAAAGCCAGATAAGATCAATTCTGGAAGACTTTAGAGTAGATGCAATAAAGATAGGAATGGTTTATGACAAACAGACAGTCAGAGCAATACACTCAGAACTTGAAAAAATTAAAATTCCAATAATTCTTGATCCCATATTCAAATCCACGACAGGCGGAGATCTTCAAACAGAAAACGCTTTTTCAGATTTCAAAAAATTGCTCATTCCTCTCTCATATGCAATCACTCCAAATATTCCAGAGGCTGAAAAGATTACAGGTCTGAAGATCAAGTCATTAAATGATATGAAAAATGCTGCAAAGAAGATTCAGAAAATAGGGGCAAAAAATGTGATAATAAAAGGAGGACACTTTTCTTTAGGATCCAAGGTTGTAGATGTTCTTCTAGATGACGAAAAATTTTACATTTTTTCTCATGATAGACTAAAATTTGAAAATCATGGGGGCGGATGTACTTTTTCAGCATCCCTATGTGTAAACATCGCAAGAGGAAAAAAATTACCAGAAGCAATAGATGCAGCACGTCTTTTCACGATAGAATCAATGAAAAAGGCCACACAGATTGGGAGAGGGCTTGCAATAACCAAACATGCAAAAGGTGATGATATTGAGAACCAGTTATCAAACGCAATATCAAAATTTTGTTCAATTGATTTCATATATGAACACATTCCAGAATGCCAGACAAATTTTGTATATTCAGTACCAAGTCCTCAGTCTCTAAATGATATACTGGGACTGGAAGGAAGAATTGTTAGAACCGGGAAACATGTAACTGTTGCCGGTCACCTCAAATATGAAGGCTCTAAACATGTTGCATCTGCAGTATTAGAAATGGCAAGAAAGTTTCCGGCCATTAGATCTGCACTGAACCTAAAGTATGACAAAAAAACAATAAAGAATGCAGTTTCAAAAGGGTTCCAAGTTTCATCGTATGACAGGGATACAGAACCAGCAAGAGCCAAGGTTAAGGAAGGTAGCACCATATCATGGGGCACCAAGGCAGCAATAAAGACTAGAAACACACCACCAGATATTGTATTTCACACTGGCGATTTTGGAAAAGAAGCAATGATCATAATTTTTGGAAAAAACCCGGAAGATGTTCTGAGAAAAACTTTGAAGATAACAAAGTCTTTTCATCCTTCAACATAA
- the thiC gene encoding phosphomethylpyrimidine synthase ThiC: MSTQMNAARRGVATDEMKAVARDESVTLDWLIPKIANGSIIIPHNNFRSQKIRVVGIGKGMKTKVNVNIGNSTLNQNLEEEVKKAEIAIKYHADTIMDLSDGGDVGLFRRRLLEAAPIAFGTVPVYEAYNYGVEKHKNPLDITEDDFLNAFERNVKDGVDYTTIHSGITKDIAKRILAVKRHAGIVSKGGTITAAWMLKYDKENPYYEHFDYLIEIARKYDVTFSLGDALRPGSILDSHDELQVQEMINIARLTKIAHEKDVQVMVEGPGHVPLNEVAANVRLAKSLIGEVPYYVLGPLVTDVASGHDHIASAIGAAISASEGVDLLCYLTPAEHLALPTAEEVKAGLVAYRIAAHAGDLVKLRDKAIKWDMEMTEARRTLNWEKQIALSIDPEEASRIHARSGQLKGNTVPCTMCGGACVYIMLPQQRFTTTEVEKLQQTS; this comes from the coding sequence TTGAGTACTCAGATGAATGCCGCTAGAAGGGGTGTTGCTACAGATGAAATGAAAGCGGTTGCACGCGATGAATCTGTAACACTAGACTGGCTTATACCAAAAATTGCAAATGGTTCTATTATTATACCTCATAACAATTTTCGCTCACAAAAGATCAGAGTGGTTGGAATAGGAAAAGGAATGAAGACCAAGGTAAATGTAAACATTGGAAATTCTACCCTGAATCAGAATCTTGAAGAGGAAGTCAAGAAAGCCGAAATTGCAATAAAATATCACGCTGATACTATAATGGATCTAAGTGACGGAGGAGATGTTGGATTGTTTAGAAGGAGACTGTTGGAAGCTGCACCAATAGCATTTGGAACAGTGCCTGTTTATGAAGCGTACAATTATGGAGTTGAAAAACACAAGAATCCTCTTGATATCACAGAAGATGATTTTCTTAATGCATTTGAGCGTAATGTAAAAGATGGAGTTGACTATACTACAATTCATTCTGGAATAACAAAGGATATAGCAAAACGCATTCTTGCAGTAAAAAGACATGCTGGAATAGTAAGCAAGGGAGGCACTATCACAGCTGCATGGATGCTAAAGTATGATAAGGAAAATCCATACTATGAACACTTTGACTATCTTATTGAGATTGCAAGAAAATATGATGTTACTTTTAGTTTGGGAGATGCACTAAGGCCAGGTTCTATCCTTGACTCTCACGATGAACTCCAAGTTCAGGAAATGATCAACATAGCGCGACTCACTAAAATTGCACATGAGAAAGATGTTCAAGTGATGGTTGAGGGACCTGGACATGTTCCGCTCAACGAAGTTGCAGCAAATGTACGATTAGCCAAGTCTCTAATAGGAGAAGTTCCATATTATGTACTGGGACCTCTTGTGACAGACGTTGCGTCTGGACACGATCACATAGCAAGTGCCATTGGTGCAGCAATCTCTGCAAGTGAAGGCGTAGATCTATTGTGTTATCTTACTCCTGCAGAGCACCTTGCATTGCCTACTGCAGAGGAGGTCAAGGCGGGGCTTGTTGCATATAGGATTGCAGCACATGCCGGAGACTTGGTCAAGCTACGGGACAAAGCAATCAAGTGGGACATGGAAATGACAGAGGCAAGAAGAACTCTGAATTGGGAAAAACAAATTGCATTATCAATTGATCCTGAAGAAGCATCTCGCATTCATGCACGAAGTGGGCAGCTAAAAGGAAATACAGTTCCATGTACTATGTGTGGCGGTGCATGTGTTTACATCATGCTTCCACAACAACGGTTTACAACAACTGAAGTAGAAAAGTTACAGCAAACTAGCTAA
- a CDS encoding NUDIX domain-containing protein: MKSTKIVTSFLTQNEQYLILKRSNKVRTMKDLWAGISGIIEGHEDPLYRAKKEIHEETGITENQITLIRAASQMRTDSPQYENHEWLIFPFLFSVKEHKIKLNWENSEYQWVAPSDLAKFQTVPSLDKVLASLL; encoded by the coding sequence TTGAAATCTACAAAAATAGTGACATCCTTTTTGACACAGAACGAACAGTATTTGATTTTAAAGCGAAGTAACAAGGTAAGAACAATGAAAGATCTCTGGGCAGGCATAAGCGGCATCATAGAAGGCCACGAAGATCCTCTGTACAGAGCAAAAAAAGAGATACATGAAGAGACAGGCATTACTGAAAACCAAATTACTCTCATTCGTGCGGCATCTCAAATGAGAACAGATTCTCCCCAATACGAGAATCATGAGTGGTTGATTTTCCCATTTTTGTTTTCTGTAAAGGAACACAAGATAAAATTGAATTGGGAAAACTCTGAATATCAATGGGTAGCACCTTCAGATCTGGCAAAATTTCAAACAGTACCAAGTCTTGATAAAGTATTAGCTAGTTTGCTGTAA
- a CDS encoding prephenate dehydrogenase/arogenate dehydrogenase family protein, whose amino-acid sequence MKKKIAIIGAEGQMGKWFSKYFLEKDYDIIGYDSEKEILNKSVTKAQSLVGAILTADYVILCIPVKRTPETIRLIAKEMKRDSYLIDISSLKTKTAAALSKIPDKVNPICIHPMFGPGTKKLKGQNIISIPIRDAKKEMAVTKSLFEEANFVQIDATEHDKKIAIVLGMPHLVNLALANIFAKEENFTLVEKMAGTTFKAQKLLTTGIMTEPQELIETIISNPEIRRYAEEFWKDIGRMLILIQENKTEEMIKYISSAKERLAKNVDLDEAYKKLVTMVSAVEK is encoded by the coding sequence ATGAAAAAAAAGATTGCCATAATCGGTGCAGAGGGCCAGATGGGAAAGTGGTTCTCAAAGTATTTTCTTGAGAAAGATTATGACATAATAGGATATGACTCTGAGAAAGAAATTTTGAACAAGTCAGTTACAAAGGCGCAGTCTCTTGTAGGAGCCATTCTAACGGCAGATTATGTTATTTTATGCATCCCGGTAAAACGTACACCTGAAACAATAAGACTAATTGCAAAAGAGATGAAACGCGACTCGTATTTAATAGACATCTCTTCTCTTAAAACAAAAACTGCAGCAGCCCTCTCCAAGATACCAGACAAGGTAAATCCAATATGCATCCACCCCATGTTTGGTCCGGGAACTAAAAAGCTAAAGGGTCAAAACATAATATCAATTCCAATTCGTGATGCGAAAAAAGAAATGGCTGTTACAAAGTCATTGTTTGAAGAAGCAAATTTTGTCCAGATAGATGCTACAGAGCATGATAAAAAAATAGCAATTGTACTTGGAATGCCACATCTAGTGAATTTGGCACTTGCTAACATATTTGCAAAGGAAGAGAATTTCACCCTAGTTGAAAAAATGGCCGGAACTACTTTCAAAGCCCAAAAACTTCTCACAACAGGAATCATGACAGAACCTCAAGAACTCATTGAAACAATAATCTCAAATCCTGAAATTCGAAGGTATGCAGAAGAGTTTTGGAAGGATATTGGCAGAATGCTTATTTTAATTCAAGAGAACAAGACTGAAGAAATGATAAAGTACATCTCAAGTGCAAAGGAGAGACTAGCAAAGAATGTTGATCTTGACGAAGCATACAAAAAACTTGTTACAATGGTAAGCGCTGTAGAAAAATAA
- a CDS encoding aminotransferase class I/II-fold pyridoxal phosphate-dependent enzyme has product MSDINKLRDKIDRITFDVIRLLKERNDVAKEIGNLKNNLGIGVTNEERENQLRTRVLALCREIGLDEKTAMMMLNFLLNESVKIQSVDKPTHMAVFLKAKKLESEGKKIIHMEVGEPDFLPPEIVHTALSEVYSKGYTKYGDSRGMSDFRDALAKHIVKKFGTATSAQNILVSPGARFSVFLAISSLLNPGNEIMIIEPAWPAYRDNALNSGVKVRTIHTTLESKWEPKIEDIKNTINENTRMLVLNYPNNPTGKILPINLQDQIMELVMKNNLYVLSDEIYSSYANKPWKSILTYGYNKSIVTQSFSKSHAMTGFRIGYAISSPEIIDKMSKLQALALTNVSEPIQYVAMKALEADITNNTRTIKNRLEIILKKAKTMKLDFVEPDGAMYLFAKVIQENFDSIDFTNRLLDRGVAIAPGEGFGNYQGFVRISACQPEDTLNQGMQIIEEGLKTR; this is encoded by the coding sequence ATGTCAGACATCAACAAATTACGCGACAAAATAGACAGGATTACGTTTGATGTTATCAGATTACTCAAGGAAAGAAATGATGTAGCAAAAGAAATTGGGAATTTAAAAAATAATCTCGGCATCGGAGTTACAAACGAGGAGAGAGAAAACCAGTTACGTACAAGAGTGCTCGCATTATGCAGAGAGATAGGACTTGACGAAAAAACTGCAATGATGATGTTAAATTTCCTATTAAACGAGTCTGTCAAGATCCAGTCCGTAGACAAACCAACCCACATGGCAGTATTTTTAAAAGCAAAGAAATTGGAAAGCGAGGGGAAAAAAATAATACACATGGAAGTGGGGGAACCTGATTTTCTCCCGCCAGAAATTGTACACACCGCACTATCCGAAGTCTACTCCAAAGGATATACCAAATATGGAGATTCTAGAGGAATGTCAGATTTTAGGGACGCACTTGCAAAACATATCGTAAAAAAATTTGGTACCGCAACATCAGCTCAGAATATTCTTGTATCTCCAGGAGCACGTTTCTCGGTATTTCTTGCAATCTCTAGTCTACTAAACCCAGGAAATGAAATCATGATAATAGAGCCAGCATGGCCTGCATATAGAGACAATGCTCTCAATTCAGGAGTCAAGGTAAGGACAATACATACAACACTTGAAAGCAAGTGGGAGCCAAAGATAGAGGACATCAAAAATACCATAAATGAAAATACCAGAATGCTAGTTCTCAATTATCCAAACAATCCTACCGGTAAGATCCTTCCTATAAATTTACAGGACCAGATAATGGAATTGGTAATGAAAAATAACTTGTATGTGTTAAGCGACGAGATTTATTCATCATATGCAAACAAACCATGGAAAAGTATCCTTACTTATGGATACAATAAATCAATAGTAACACAATCATTTTCAAAATCACATGCCATGACGGGCTTTAGAATTGGCTATGCCATATCCAGTCCAGAGATAATAGACAAGATGTCAAAACTTCAGGCCCTTGCATTGACAAATGTTTCAGAACCCATTCAATATGTAGCCATGAAGGCATTAGAGGCAGATATAACCAACAATACTAGAACTATTAAAAACAGGTTAGAAATTATACTAAAAAAAGCGAAAACTATGAAGTTAGACTTTGTAGAGCCAGACGGGGCAATGTACTTGTTTGCCAAGGTAATACAAGAGAACTTTGATTCAATAGATTTTACAAACAGGCTTTTAGATAGGGGGGTGGCAATAGCTCCAGGAGAAGGATTTGGGAATTATCAAGGATTTGTCAGAATATCAGCCTGTCAGCCAGAAGATACACTTAATCAGGGAATGCAAATAATAGAGGAAGGGTTGAAAACAAGATAA
- the aroC gene encoding chorismate synthase, translating into MSSSSIGQRFVFTSFGESHGKCIGATVDGCPAGLEIGERDIQTMLDLRKPGQSIITTQRKEDDKVEILSGTYKGHTTGAPITMIIWNKDQHSKDYDNLTLKPRPGHSDYPAFVKYNGFNDIRGGGRFSGRLTATFVMAGAIARKLLSKTLGIETFSYTCQVGSVKMKEHATMKMKNSVYSNEVRCPDPKIASKMRETILAARRRGDSIGGIVESLTVNLPVGLGEPIFGSLESDLSKALFSIPAVKGVEFGSGFHGSTLHGSENNDEFLIKNGKIQTKTNNAGGILGGISTGMPIVLRVAFKPASSIAKKQQTIDLHTKKSVSLVVQGRHDPCVVPRAPPVVDSLVSVVLADHAIRAGFIPPVIR; encoded by the coding sequence ATGTCTTCAAGCAGTATAGGACAACGTTTTGTTTTTACAAGTTTTGGCGAAAGTCATGGTAAATGCATAGGTGCAACAGTAGATGGTTGTCCAGCAGGATTAGAAATTGGAGAAAGAGACATTCAAACCATGTTAGACTTACGCAAACCTGGTCAATCCATTATCACCACCCAGAGAAAAGAGGATGACAAGGTAGAAATTCTTTCAGGCACATACAAAGGACATACAACTGGAGCACCAATTACAATGATAATCTGGAACAAGGATCAACATTCAAAAGATTATGACAATCTTACTTTAAAACCAAGACCTGGGCATTCTGACTATCCAGCATTTGTAAAGTATAACGGATTCAATGATATTCGAGGAGGCGGTAGATTTTCAGGAAGACTGACAGCCACATTCGTAATGGCAGGGGCAATAGCAAGAAAATTGCTTTCAAAGACTTTGGGAATTGAAACTTTTTCATATACTTGCCAGGTAGGAAGTGTAAAAATGAAGGAGCATGCAACAATGAAGATGAAAAATTCTGTATATAGCAATGAAGTAAGATGTCCTGATCCAAAAATTGCATCCAAGATGCGCGAAACAATTCTTGCTGCAAGACGAAGAGGAGATTCTATAGGAGGCATCGTCGAATCATTAACAGTAAACTTGCCAGTAGGACTTGGTGAACCAATTTTTGGCTCACTAGAATCAGATCTGAGTAAGGCTCTTTTTTCAATTCCGGCCGTAAAAGGCGTGGAATTTGGTTCTGGTTTTCACGGTTCAACACTGCACGGCTCAGAGAACAATGATGAATTTTTAATTAAAAATGGAAAAATTCAAACTAAAACCAACAATGCCGGAGGCATACTAGGAGGCATATCAACAGGCATGCCAATTGTCTTGCGAGTGGCATTCAAACCAGCATCATCAATAGCAAAAAAACAGCAAACTATCGATCTTCATACAAAGAAATCTGTTTCCTTGGTAGTTCAGGGAAGACATGATCCATGCGTAGTTCCTCGTGCACCTCCGGTAGTGGATTCGCTAGTATCAGTTGTGCTTGCAGACCACGCAATCAGAGCAGGTTTTATTCCGCCAGTCATAAGATAG
- the aroA gene encoding 3-phosphoshikimate 1-carboxyvinyltransferase: MKCKADKSILSGTISCPPNKSYSHRAIFLAALANGKSVLRNVLLSRDTLATVNACKAFGAKIEIDGSTVTVESTGEIIPQTSQIDASNSGTTIRISTAIASLSNKTITLTGDASLQKRPMQPLLDALTQLGVECMSTDGKPPVTIKGRSEGGNTHISGSISSQFISALLISGTRMKNGITLEIDGELVSKPYLDSTIATMKKFGVTVNTISPYKKYNIPSQKYTPADFVVPSDFSSMALLLSAAVLLGEDMSINASLGDLPQGDREILSYLERLGVKINLGEKITLVSPKLLNGGRFDLSNNPDLLPPMAILALKTSKPIEIYNVKHARFKETDRIAILAKELAKIGIIVTEKEDGLILDSPKALKSAELESLDDHRLFMAFSIAGMFVGNCTITDPDSVDVSYPTFVEDMRKIGANLTI, encoded by the coding sequence ATGAAATGTAAGGCTGACAAATCCATTTTATCAGGAACTATATCATGCCCTCCAAACAAGAGTTATTCCCATCGAGCTATTTTTCTTGCTGCACTTGCCAATGGAAAAAGTGTCCTAAGAAATGTCCTACTCTCAAGGGACACTCTTGCAACAGTCAATGCATGTAAAGCATTTGGAGCAAAAATAGAAATCGATGGTTCTACCGTAACGGTTGAGAGCACTGGGGAAATAATTCCACAAACTAGTCAAATCGACGCATCAAATTCAGGTACCACCATCAGAATTTCAACAGCAATTGCATCTCTTTCGAATAAAACCATTACACTTACTGGTGACGCCAGCTTGCAAAAAAGACCCATGCAGCCATTGTTAGATGCCCTCACACAACTTGGAGTAGAGTGCATGTCAACAGACGGTAAACCTCCTGTCACCATAAAAGGCAGATCAGAAGGAGGAAACACTCACATATCAGGTTCAATCTCAAGCCAGTTTATTTCTGCGCTCTTGATCTCAGGTACAAGAATGAAAAATGGTATCACGTTGGAAATAGACGGGGAACTTGTATCAAAGCCATATCTTGATTCCACCATTGCCACAATGAAAAAATTTGGTGTTACAGTCAATACCATATCACCATATAAAAAATACAACATACCAAGCCAAAAATATACGCCAGCAGACTTTGTAGTTCCTTCAGATTTCTCAAGCATGGCTCTCTTGCTTTCTGCGGCAGTACTATTAGGAGAAGACATGTCAATCAATGCATCTTTGGGAGATCTGCCACAGGGAGATCGTGAGATATTATCATATTTGGAAAGACTAGGAGTCAAGATAAACTTGGGAGAAAAAATAACTCTAGTTTCTCCAAAACTTCTCAATGGAGGAAGGTTTGACCTTTCAAACAATCCAGACCTGCTCCCACCAATGGCAATCCTTGCTCTAAAAACATCAAAACCGATTGAGATTTACAATGTAAAACATGCAAGATTCAAAGAAACAGACAGGATAGCAATTTTGGCAAAAGAGCTTGCAAAGATTGGAATTATTGTCACAGAGAAAGAGGATGGATTGATTTTAGATTCTCCAAAAGCCCTAAAGAGTGCGGAGCTAGAATCTTTAGATGATCATAGGCTCTTCATGGCTTTTTCCATAGCAGGCATGTTTGTTGGAAATTGCACTATAACTGATCCTGATTCTGTTGACGTCTCATATCCAACATTTGTAGAGGACATGAGAAAGATTGGTGCAAATCTTACAATTTGA